The Kosakonia sacchari SP1 genome includes a window with the following:
- the hcp gene encoding type VI secretion system effector Hcp has protein sequence MAIPVYLWLKDDGGADIKGSVDVQDREGSIEVVAQQHNLYIPTDNNTGKLTGTRIHTPFLFTKEIDSSSPYLYKAVTTGQTLKSAEFKWYKINDAGQEVEYFNTKLENVKVVKVNPVMHDIKDPSYEKHNHLEQIELRYEKITWTYKDGNIIHSDSWNERATA, from the coding sequence ATGGCAATTCCTGTTTATCTTTGGCTGAAAGACGACGGCGGTGCGGACATCAAAGGGTCTGTGGACGTCCAGGATCGCGAAGGCAGCATTGAAGTCGTTGCACAGCAGCACAACCTGTACATCCCGACTGACAACAACACCGGCAAGCTGACCGGTACCCGTATCCACACCCCATTCCTGTTCACTAAGGAAATCGATTCTTCCAGCCCGTACCTGTACAAAGCGGTGACGACCGGCCAGACCCTGAAGTCTGCGGAATTCAAGTGGTACAAAATCAACGACGCGGGCCAGGAAGTGGAGTACTTCAACACCAAACTGGAAAACGTGAAAGTGGTGAAAGTGAATCCGGTGATGCACGACATCAAAGACCCTTCTTACGAGAAGCACAACCACCTCGAGCAGATCGAACTGCGCTACGAAAAAATCACCTGGACCTACAAAGACGGCAACATCATACATTCCGATTCCTGGAACGAACGCGCCACCGCGTAA
- the tssB gene encoding type VI secretion system contractile sheath small subunit, with product MSDSFQREIPKARINLKLDLHTGGAQKKTELPLKLLVAGDFSNGKETASLSERVKVNINKNNFNSVLSDYSPKVNLVVENTLAGNGSEENISLTFRDMKDFTPEEVARQIPQLKAMLAMRNLLRDLKANLLDNQTFRKELEKILLNPSLSAELRDELSSLAPKQP from the coding sequence ATGAGCGATAGCTTCCAGCGGGAGATACCGAAAGCACGTATCAACCTGAAACTCGACCTGCATACGGGCGGAGCACAGAAAAAAACAGAATTACCTTTGAAATTACTGGTTGCGGGTGATTTTAGTAACGGCAAGGAAACTGCATCTTTAAGCGAACGCGTTAAGGTCAATATTAATAAGAATAACTTTAATAGTGTTCTTTCTGATTATTCCCCAAAAGTTAACCTTGTGGTTGAAAATACACTGGCGGGTAATGGTAGCGAAGAGAATATCAGCTTGACGTTCCGCGATATGAAAGATTTCACACCAGAAGAGGTCGCCCGCCAAATTCCCCAGCTCAAAGCTATGCTGGCAATGCGTAATCTGCTTCGCGATCTGAAAGCGAACTTACTCGATAATCAGACTTTCCGAAAGGAATTAGAAAAAATTCTTCTTAACCCCTCTCTCAGCGCAGAACTGCGTGATGAGCTATCCTCCCTTGCGCCCAAACAGCCATGA
- the tssH gene encoding type VI secretion system ATPase TssH — MENSAALLRRLNPYCARALEGAASLCQTRAHAEILPEHWLLKLLEQGEGDLTVLARRYEWDMDSMWQALLGWLDRLPRSVRSRPQLANSLNMLLKQAWMIASLQGEAQIRSLHLLIALVESPTLIHCDGLWPMLTLGQSQLERLRPLLDAQSDERPEVQQEAELAQSHGGDVEFVGRPVGAEAKEGELSAALQNALDKFTLDVTAKAKAGKIDPVFGRDTEIRQMVDILSRRRKNNPILVGEPGVGKTALVEGLALRIAEGNVSASLKPVVLRTLDLGLLQAGAGVKGEFEQRLKNVIDAVQQSPVPILLFIDEAHTIIGAGNHAGGADAANLLKPALARGELRTIAATTWSEYKQYFERDAALERRFQMVKVDEPDDDTACLMLRGLKSRYAEHHSVHITDDAVRAAVTLSRRYLTGRQLPDKAVDLLDTASARVRMSLDTVPEQLTHLRSQITALEMEKQALLEDIAIGNQNLGERLTAIEQEHVHLTAELDELETRYDQALKLTEQLLASRQDISRQSEICTLQQELSGIQHNNPLLSVDVDVRTVANVIADWTGVPLSSLMKDEQTELLNLEDEIGKRVVGQDAALTAIAQRLRAAKTGLTSENGPQGVFLLVGPSGVGKTETALALADVLYGGEKSLITINLSEYQEPHTVSQLKGSPPGYVGYGQGGILTEAVRKRPYSVVLLDEVEKAHRDVMNLFYQVFDRGFMRDGEGREIDFRNTVILMTSNLGSDHLMQLLDEQPDATEGDLQELLRPILRDHFQPALLARFQTVIYRPLAEAAMRTIVEMKLSQVSKRLHCHYGLTTHIDESLYDALTAACLLPDTGARNVDSLLNQQILPVLSQQLLTHIAAKQKPQSLRLSWSEEEGVGMEFDRPQGVNI, encoded by the coding sequence ATGGAAAACTCAGCCGCCCTGTTACGTCGCCTTAATCCTTACTGCGCCCGTGCGCTGGAAGGGGCTGCCTCCCTGTGCCAGACCCGTGCCCATGCGGAAATTTTGCCGGAACACTGGTTGCTGAAACTGCTGGAGCAGGGCGAAGGTGATCTCACAGTACTGGCGCGTCGTTACGAGTGGGATATGGACAGCATGTGGCAGGCGCTGCTGGGCTGGCTGGACAGGCTTCCGCGCTCGGTACGCAGCCGGCCGCAACTAGCGAACTCTCTCAACATGTTGCTGAAACAGGCATGGATGATTGCGTCGTTGCAGGGCGAAGCACAAATCCGCAGCCTGCATCTGCTGATTGCGCTGGTTGAAAGCCCGACGCTGATTCATTGCGATGGCCTGTGGCCCATGCTAACGCTGGGTCAGAGCCAGCTTGAGCGCCTGCGCCCGCTGCTGGATGCACAGTCTGACGAACGCCCGGAAGTGCAGCAGGAAGCAGAACTGGCCCAGAGCCATGGCGGCGATGTGGAGTTTGTCGGACGTCCTGTCGGCGCAGAGGCAAAAGAGGGGGAACTCAGCGCGGCGTTACAGAACGCGCTGGATAAATTCACCCTCGACGTCACCGCCAAAGCGAAAGCGGGCAAAATCGATCCGGTGTTTGGTCGCGATACTGAAATCCGCCAGATGGTGGACATTCTCTCCCGTCGTCGTAAAAACAACCCGATTCTGGTCGGTGAGCCGGGTGTCGGAAAAACCGCGCTGGTCGAAGGTCTCGCGCTGCGCATTGCCGAAGGCAACGTGTCTGCATCACTCAAACCTGTCGTTCTGCGTACCCTCGATCTTGGGTTGTTGCAGGCGGGCGCAGGCGTGAAGGGCGAATTTGAACAGCGCCTGAAAAATGTTATCGACGCCGTGCAGCAGTCGCCGGTGCCGATTCTGCTGTTTATCGACGAAGCACATACCATCATTGGCGCGGGCAACCATGCAGGTGGCGCGGATGCTGCAAATCTGCTGAAACCCGCGCTGGCGCGTGGCGAACTGCGTACCATCGCCGCCACTACCTGGTCCGAATACAAACAATACTTCGAACGCGATGCCGCGCTGGAACGCCGTTTCCAGATGGTAAAAGTGGACGAACCGGACGACGATACCGCCTGTCTGATGTTGCGCGGTCTGAAATCCCGCTACGCCGAACACCATAGCGTGCATATCACTGACGATGCCGTGCGCGCCGCTGTCACGCTGTCGCGTCGCTATCTGACGGGCCGTCAACTGCCGGACAAAGCCGTTGACCTGCTCGATACCGCTAGCGCCCGCGTACGCATGAGCCTCGACACTGTGCCGGAACAACTGACTCACCTCCGCTCGCAAATTACAGCGCTTGAAATGGAGAAGCAGGCGCTGCTGGAAGACATCGCCATCGGGAATCAGAACCTCGGTGAACGCCTGACGGCGATTGAGCAGGAACACGTACATCTGACTGCTGAACTCGACGAACTGGAGACCCGGTACGATCAGGCGCTGAAACTCACCGAACAACTGCTGGCGAGCCGCCAGGACATCTCCCGCCAGAGTGAAATCTGCACGCTGCAGCAGGAGCTGAGCGGCATTCAGCACAACAATCCGCTGCTCTCCGTGGATGTGGATGTGCGTACCGTCGCTAACGTGATTGCCGACTGGACAGGTGTGCCACTCTCTTCGCTGATGAAAGACGAGCAGACCGAACTGCTGAACCTGGAAGATGAAATCGGCAAACGTGTGGTCGGGCAGGATGCCGCGCTCACCGCCATCGCGCAACGCCTGCGCGCAGCGAAAACAGGCCTCACTTCCGAAAACGGTCCGCAGGGTGTGTTCCTGCTGGTTGGTCCGAGCGGAGTGGGGAAAACCGAAACGGCGCTGGCGCTCGCCGATGTGCTGTACGGCGGCGAGAAGTCACTGATTACCATCAATCTGTCCGAATACCAGGAGCCACACACGGTCTCTCAACTGAAAGGCTCGCCTCCGGGCTACGTCGGTTACGGTCAGGGCGGCATTTTGACCGAAGCGGTGCGTAAGCGCCCATATAGCGTGGTGCTGCTGGATGAAGTGGAGAAAGCCCATCGAGACGTGATGAACCTGTTCTATCAGGTTTTCGACCGCGGGTTTATGCGTGACGGAGAAGGCCGCGAAATCGACTTTCGCAACACCGTCATTCTGATGACCTCGAACCTCGGCAGCGACCACCTGATGCAGTTGCTCGACGAACAGCCTGACGCCACCGAAGGCGACCTGCAAGAACTGCTGCGCCCGATTTTACGCGACCACTTCCAGCCGGCGCTGCTGGCCCGTTTCCAGACCGTGATTTACCGCCCGCTGGCAGAAGCAGCCATGCGTACCATCGTGGAAATGAAACTGTCACAGGTCAGCAAGCGCTTACATTGCCACTACGGTTTGACCACGCACATTGATGAAAGTCTGTATGACGCGCTGACCGCCGCCTGCCTGCTGCCGGACACCGGCGCACGCAACGTCGACAGCCTACTCAACCAGCAAATTCTGCCTGTACTGAGCCAGCAGTTGCTTACCCATATAGCCGCAAAGCAGAAGCCGCAGTCGTTACGCCTTAGCTGGAGTGAAGAAGAGGGGGTTGGAATGGAATTTGACCGACCACAAGGAGTGAACATATGA
- the tssL gene encoding type VI secretion system protein TssL, short form: MNKRKCGGAASIDIDELLQDTWLQVISLRYGPQFQEGEGRMLWERCIADVERVQRQLKASELDEASCLHILTAQCALLDEAVKSRGVDDDACVQWYDIPLQGYFLGTMDAGDTLCDRMRDVLHEQTPNHAVVTCFQRVMMLGFLGSFRSLNDPERQKLVSALSTLVTPFSNSPTHPVLAESFAGWRRGGWLTSWPVYICLSVIVVVAMWWGLNHWLDQLLISLLPGGDK; this comes from the coding sequence ATGAATAAGCGTAAATGCGGTGGCGCCGCGTCCATTGATATTGATGAGCTGCTGCAGGACACCTGGCTGCAAGTCATTAGCCTGCGTTACGGCCCGCAGTTTCAGGAAGGCGAAGGCCGGATGCTGTGGGAGCGCTGTATCGCTGATGTGGAGCGCGTACAGCGTCAGCTTAAAGCGAGCGAACTTGATGAGGCCAGCTGTCTGCATATTCTCACTGCGCAATGTGCGCTGCTTGATGAGGCAGTCAAAAGCCGCGGTGTGGATGATGACGCTTGCGTGCAGTGGTATGACATTCCTCTGCAGGGGTATTTTCTCGGCACCATGGATGCTGGCGACACGCTGTGTGACCGGATGCGCGATGTGCTGCATGAACAGACACCCAACCATGCCGTCGTGACCTGCTTCCAGCGGGTAATGATGCTGGGATTCCTCGGCAGTTTTCGCTCACTAAACGATCCGGAGCGTCAGAAGCTCGTCAGCGCACTCAGCACACTTGTCACGCCCTTCAGCAATTCACCAACCCATCCTGTCTTGGCGGAAAGTTTTGCTGGCTGGAGGAGGGGCGGCTGGCTGACTTCGTGGCCTGTGTACATTTGCCTGAGTGTGATTGTGGTCGTGGCCATGTGGTGGGGGCTGAACCACTGGCTCGATCAACTGCTGATCTCCCTGTTGCCGGGGGGCGATAAATGA
- a CDS encoding ECs1377 family protein yields MSGRIDYQIEKYSFTAVDEKPRLARQWADVMDECRQTQAGAQERLRIALLNVDYVTSLELPFRLLLVRAPQLIDSLRDELQISRKPAVISGSRWGCTYSLKSDLSTIPDAFSYRFSNRIRRLDPTNVTAAPYQQIAKEVKAPRERLKLALEKGLQVTALDALFWFGIQRLAADVARLRKKGMRISTAETDAFDSLTGTTRRVPYYQLEPR; encoded by the coding sequence ATGAGCGGGCGTATCGACTATCAGATTGAAAAATATAGTTTCACCGCCGTTGATGAAAAGCCGCGTCTGGCGCGCCAGTGGGCCGATGTCATGGACGAGTGCCGCCAGACGCAGGCCGGGGCGCAGGAGCGTTTACGCATTGCATTGTTGAATGTGGATTACGTTACCAGCCTGGAGCTGCCTTTTCGATTGTTGCTGGTTCGTGCGCCGCAGCTTATCGACAGCCTGCGCGATGAGTTGCAAATCAGCCGTAAACCCGCCGTTATCAGCGGCAGCCGCTGGGGGTGTACTTACAGTCTGAAAAGCGATTTAAGCACTATTCCGGATGCCTTTAGCTATCGCTTTTCCAATCGTATCCGTCGCCTTGATCCCACCAACGTTACGGCGGCACCGTACCAGCAAATCGCTAAAGAGGTTAAAGCCCCGCGCGAACGCCTGAAGCTGGCGCTGGAGAAGGGGCTCCAGGTCACGGCGCTTGATGCGTTATTCTGGTTTGGCATTCAGCGGCTTGCCGCAGATGTGGCGAGGCTCAGAAAGAAAGGGATGCGGATCAGCACCGCAGAAACGGATGCATTCGATAGCCTGACGGGCACAACGCGGCGGGTACCGTATTATCAACTTGAACCGCGTTAA
- the tssK gene encoding type VI secretion system baseplate subunit TssK: protein MMKTEQPLWGRGIMVSPQHFQQQAAYTAWAAECIAQFGLAHPWGVIDATFELEALKLGRLQSRHLHIRFQDGTLIDTDNADALPSALSLEGESHEVVVVLALPLLRANGGNCLKPDGVAERPVRYRQRWRDVRNTFGDDTRQIAVMQPELTLRFDHQNNSDYLTCPVARLRLDSQGVWVLDETFLPPLLAIQGSRWLVKQLEQLITQLRARLSRLMAMRRESNERMADFAVADVSLFWLLNALNSAEPVLAQFQCNPQSPPERLYPELARLAGSLLTFSLEHQVSAIPVWQHEQLNTVFPPLFDLLSDLLEASLPSRVVSLDFEYDARLRFWQARLHDPRLREGADYYLSVRSPMPVAQLQEQFPRQCKVGSPDHVRGIVNSSRVGVPLTPLRHVPAAIPLRLENQYFSLDISHPLAVEMLQSGCCMFYVPGMLGEPELELFAVLRT, encoded by the coding sequence CTGATGAAAACGGAACAACCGTTATGGGGCAGGGGCATTATGGTTTCTCCCCAGCACTTCCAGCAACAGGCCGCGTATACGGCCTGGGCTGCGGAATGTATCGCCCAATTCGGCCTCGCTCACCCATGGGGGGTGATTGATGCCACTTTTGAACTGGAAGCACTAAAGCTGGGTCGTCTGCAGAGCCGCCACCTGCATATCCGCTTTCAGGACGGTACGCTGATTGATACAGACAATGCTGACGCTCTACCATCTGCGCTGTCGCTTGAGGGCGAATCACATGAGGTGGTGGTGGTGCTGGCACTCCCTTTGTTGCGGGCCAATGGCGGCAATTGCCTAAAACCTGATGGTGTGGCAGAGCGCCCGGTGCGCTATCGCCAGCGTTGGCGAGATGTTCGCAATACTTTCGGGGACGACACTCGTCAGATTGCGGTGATGCAGCCAGAACTGACGCTGCGTTTTGACCATCAGAACAACAGCGATTACCTAACCTGCCCGGTTGCGCGTCTTCGGCTGGATTCTCAGGGCGTCTGGGTACTGGACGAAACCTTTCTCCCCCCACTCTTGGCCATTCAGGGCAGCCGTTGGCTGGTGAAACAACTGGAACAGTTGATAACCCAGTTGCGTGCTCGTCTGAGCCGTCTGATGGCCATGCGTCGTGAAAGTAATGAACGGATGGCTGATTTCGCGGTGGCCGACGTATCTCTATTCTGGTTGCTCAATGCACTGAATAGTGCCGAGCCTGTGCTGGCACAGTTTCAATGCAACCCGCAAAGCCCACCAGAGCGTCTGTATCCGGAGCTTGCCCGCCTGGCTGGAAGTTTATTGACGTTCTCGCTGGAGCATCAGGTGAGCGCTATTCCAGTCTGGCAGCACGAGCAACTGAATACGGTTTTCCCGCCGCTGTTTGACTTATTGAGTGATCTGCTGGAAGCCAGTCTGCCCTCGCGGGTGGTCTCGCTTGACTTTGAGTATGACGCACGTCTGCGTTTCTGGCAGGCCCGTCTGCATGACCCACGTCTGCGCGAAGGTGCTGATTACTACCTCTCTGTGCGTTCACCGATGCCGGTGGCGCAATTGCAGGAGCAGTTCCCGCGTCAGTGCAAAGTGGGCAGTCCGGATCATGTCCGGGGCATCGTTAATTCATCCCGTGTAGGGGTTCCTCTGACGCCTTTGCGTCACGTTCCTGCTGCCATTCCGTTGCGCCTGGAAAATCAGTATTTCAGCCTTGATATCTCTCATCCTCTGGCTGTGGAAATGCTCCAGAGTGGCTGCTGCATGTTTTATGTCCCGGGAATGCTCGGCGAACCTGAACTTGAACTCTTTGCGGTACTGAGAACATGA
- a CDS encoding OmpA family protein, translated as MSPAQRYGLALWAALLSVVVCLVFLPVSRMVAVLALLAILGGIAAFWFVASRRAEYDVTSYLDNLPDATYRQPVVLVCGDLPLAWPQQSQVLTVTQGCWIRVEDDQELVQMVRQVLWQRPPWGRQLSVMVCVCPQKHADSEVLTSRLLALRWQISQLRKETGHSVPLVLNGQIGSAIMSDTLWQLAIAGEEVRVWHESSGPRSIAAWVSTCGAPAMQQQVLMNSLMSWFYQHVIAVFMDENPDVSPISPTAVLWGMGPILTGNLASSAWTVWLSRHTAMQQVTGWQPVEADSTVASPLPDFVLPLLPEGKGLTSRDKALRCALNLFTLAAIAALLSSGWNNCQLLHRVSFDIAHYNQLSMVDYGPKADAVAVLRDDAAQLDGWARNGVPARMSLGLYQGERLRITVLEAIRSYVPPPSPPESQPKAEPVPKIIRLDSMSLFDSGQSDLKPGSTKLLVNSLVGIKAKPGWLIVVAGHTDNTGDSGLNQTLSMKRAEAVRDWMRDTGDVPESCFAVQGYGASRPIATNDTPEGRARNRRVEISLVPQVDACQLPGKPSASSQDDGASQHNGE; from the coding sequence ATGAGTCCTGCTCAACGGTACGGGCTCGCACTGTGGGCCGCCCTGCTAAGCGTCGTGGTCTGCCTGGTTTTTTTACCAGTGTCCAGGATGGTTGCTGTACTTGCTCTGCTGGCGATTCTGGGGGGGATCGCGGCGTTCTGGTTCGTCGCCAGCCGTCGTGCTGAATATGACGTCACCTCGTATCTGGATAACCTGCCGGACGCTACATACCGCCAGCCTGTGGTACTGGTTTGTGGCGATCTACCGCTGGCTTGGCCACAGCAGTCACAGGTACTAACCGTAACGCAGGGCTGCTGGATCCGCGTGGAGGATGACCAGGAGTTGGTACAGATGGTCCGCCAGGTACTATGGCAGCGCCCGCCCTGGGGGCGCCAACTTTCGGTGATGGTCTGTGTCTGCCCGCAGAAGCATGCTGACAGCGAAGTGCTGACCAGTCGTCTGCTTGCCCTGCGCTGGCAAATCAGCCAATTGCGTAAGGAGACCGGGCATTCTGTACCGCTGGTGCTGAATGGCCAGATTGGCAGCGCGATCATGAGTGACACGCTGTGGCAGCTGGCGATTGCGGGTGAAGAGGTGAGGGTCTGGCACGAGTCCTCCGGGCCCCGTTCGATTGCCGCATGGGTCAGCACCTGCGGCGCGCCTGCGATGCAGCAGCAGGTGCTGATGAATAGCCTGATGAGCTGGTTTTATCAGCACGTTATTGCAGTATTTATGGATGAGAACCCTGATGTCTCGCCCATTTCGCCCACTGCTGTTTTATGGGGCATGGGGCCCATTCTTACCGGGAACCTGGCCTCTTCAGCCTGGACCGTGTGGTTATCTCGTCACACCGCCATGCAGCAAGTGACTGGCTGGCAGCCGGTGGAGGCTGACAGTACGGTGGCATCGCCATTGCCGGATTTCGTTCTGCCGCTGTTGCCGGAAGGGAAGGGATTAACCTCGCGGGACAAGGCCTTGCGGTGCGCGCTGAACCTTTTCACGCTTGCGGCTATTGCCGCCCTGCTCAGCAGCGGCTGGAATAATTGCCAGTTGCTCCACCGTGTGAGCTTCGATATAGCCCATTACAACCAACTCTCCATGGTTGATTACGGCCCGAAAGCGGATGCCGTTGCGGTCCTGCGTGACGACGCGGCCCAACTGGATGGCTGGGCGCGTAATGGCGTACCAGCCCGAATGAGCCTTGGTTTGTATCAGGGAGAGCGACTGCGCATTACGGTGCTGGAAGCAATTCGTTCGTATGTCCCGCCGCCATCACCTCCTGAATCTCAACCGAAAGCAGAACCGGTACCGAAAATTATCCGCCTCGACAGCATGTCGCTATTCGACTCGGGTCAGTCTGACCTCAAGCCTGGCTCTACCAAACTGCTGGTCAACTCCCTGGTCGGAATCAAGGCCAAACCGGGCTGGCTGATTGTCGTGGCAGGGCATACCGATAACACCGGCGATTCTGGGCTTAACCAAACGCTCTCGATGAAACGTGCCGAAGCAGTACGTGACTGGATGCGTGACACCGGTGACGTACCGGAAAGCTGTTTTGCGGTGCAGGGTTATGGCGCAAGTCGCCCGATCGCAACCAACGACACCCCGGAAGGGCGCGCGCGCAACCGCCGTGTCGAAATCAGTCTGGTACCGCAGGTCGATGCCTGCCAGTTACCGGGCAAACCCTCAGCGTCATCACAGGATGATGGCGCATCACAACACAATGGAGAGTAA
- the tssC gene encoding type VI secretion system contractile sheath large subunit, with protein sequence MLMSVQNEGVATGESVVLQGTQAGGVYASLFEKINLNPVTTLSALDIWQDAQAMSDATADERLTAGMQVFLECLKKSGSKVEKLDRNLIDHHIAELDYQISRQLDAVMHHEAFQAVESLWCGLKSLVDKTDFRQNVKIELLDLSKDHLRQDFEDSPEIIQSGLYKHTYIDEYDTPGGEPIAALISAYEFDASAQDVALLRNISKVSAAAHMPFIGSAGPKFFLKDSMEDVAAIKDIGNYFDRAEYIKWKSFRETDDARYIGLVMPRVLGRLPYGPDTVPVRSFNYVEEVKGPDHDKYLWTNASFAFAANMVRSFINNGWCVQIRGPQAGGAVQDLPIHLYDLGTGNQVKIPSEVMIPETREFEFANLGFIPLSYYKNRDYACFFSANSTQKPALYDTADATANSRINARLPYIFLLSRIAHYLKLIQRENIGTTKDRRLLELELNTWVRSLVTEMTDPGDELQASHPLRDAKVVVEDIDDNPGFFRVKLYAIPHFQVEGMDVNLSLVSQMPKAKS encoded by the coding sequence ATGTTGATGTCTGTACAAAATGAAGGTGTCGCCACAGGCGAAAGCGTGGTTTTACAAGGCACGCAAGCGGGAGGTGTCTACGCCTCTTTATTCGAAAAGATCAATCTGAACCCGGTAACAACGCTAAGCGCGCTGGATATCTGGCAGGATGCGCAGGCGATGTCCGATGCAACTGCCGATGAGCGTCTGACCGCTGGGATGCAGGTATTCCTTGAATGTTTGAAAAAGTCCGGTTCGAAAGTCGAAAAACTTGACCGCAATTTGATTGACCACCATATCGCAGAACTGGATTACCAGATTAGCCGTCAACTGGATGCGGTGATGCATCATGAGGCGTTTCAGGCAGTAGAAAGTCTGTGGTGTGGGCTGAAATCACTGGTGGATAAAACCGATTTTCGCCAGAACGTCAAAATCGAACTGCTCGATCTCTCCAAAGACCATCTGCGCCAGGATTTTGAAGACAGCCCCGAAATTATCCAGAGCGGTTTATACAAACATACTTATATTGATGAATATGACACGCCGGGCGGCGAGCCCATCGCCGCACTGATTTCCGCTTATGAGTTTGATGCTTCTGCGCAGGATGTCGCTTTGCTGCGCAATATTTCGAAAGTGTCTGCCGCGGCCCACATGCCGTTTATTGGCTCTGCTGGACCGAAATTCTTCCTCAAGGACTCGATGGAGGACGTGGCGGCGATTAAAGATATTGGCAACTACTTTGACCGCGCGGAGTACATCAAGTGGAAATCCTTTCGCGAGACGGACGACGCCCGCTATATCGGTCTGGTGATGCCACGCGTACTTGGCCGCCTGCCATATGGCCCGGACACCGTACCGGTACGAAGCTTCAACTATGTGGAGGAAGTGAAAGGGCCGGATCACGATAAATACCTGTGGACCAACGCCTCGTTCGCCTTTGCCGCCAATATGGTACGCAGCTTTATCAATAACGGTTGGTGCGTACAAATTCGCGGCCCGCAGGCTGGCGGTGCGGTTCAGGATCTGCCTATTCACCTTTATGACCTCGGCACGGGCAACCAGGTAAAAATCCCCTCTGAAGTGATGATCCCGGAAACGCGTGAATTTGAGTTCGCCAATCTCGGCTTTATTCCCCTGTCGTATTACAAAAATCGCGATTACGCCTGTTTTTTCTCCGCTAACTCCACGCAGAAACCGGCGCTGTACGATACCGCTGACGCAACCGCCAATAGCCGTATCAATGCGCGCCTGCCGTATATCTTCCTGCTCTCGCGTATTGCGCATTACCTGAAGCTTATTCAACGCGAAAACATCGGCACCACCAAAGATCGCCGATTACTGGAACTTGAGCTGAACACCTGGGTGCGCAGCCTGGTCACCGAGATGACCGATCCGGGCGACGAGCTACAGGCTTCCCACCCGCTGCGTGATGCCAAAGTCGTGGTGGAAGATATTGACGACAATCCGGGATTCTTCCGCGTCAAACTCTATGCCATCCCGCATTTCCAGGTCGAAGGCATGGACGTCAATCTGTCACTGGTTTCCCAGATGCCGAAAGCGAAATCATAA